AATCACTAGTCAGGTGCGCTAACCTCAACTCTAGTATACATGCATTATGAAATCATCTTAATATCTCATAACAGTAATAGAAAACACAAGACTGCCTCTTCAACAGCCCGTGAAAAAATTACATCATGCAACCCTCGCAGTTAACAAATTTAACTTATTTctaattatgtaagtctgggcagtGTATCTCAATGTCATTAGGCCAAAAATAGTCCTTAGTTGCAGTTTGTTTTCTACTTTCTCCTTATGCAGACATAAGTGCAGTTGACATCATAGAGGTGCtcatgtttactttctacacaagttgttTTATTCCAGTTTTGTCATAAGAACAAATTGTAGTTGTAATATGAAAAGGGATAAATTATGCCATTTAGGcaaaatggaattctaagcataaTTCCAGTCAAACTAGGCTCTGCGAACGTTCTATTCAATTCATTTGCTATGGGCTCGAGCTAGTGTTCCAGCTTAGCCAACGTTCTATTGCcgttttcagccttgggtgaatttggactcgttctattgtccagttTACCTTTAGTcaaagataaagcaaaataaAGACAATAGTCCAAAAATCAAACTACCAGGATTTTGAGCATCTTCTTTGTCTAATCTATGTATGCCtggcccctgtctcttatacacatctagatgtgtataagagacaggtgctaagactgtccgcaataggctgagagaggctggactgagggcttgtaggcctgttgtaaggcaggtcctcaccagacgtcaccggcaacaacgtcgcctatgggcacaaacccaccatcgctggaccagacaggactgccaaaaggtgctcttcactgacgagtggcggttttgtctcaccaggggtgatggtcggattcacgtttatcgtcgaaggaatgagcattacaccgaggcctgtactctggttcaggatcgatttggaggtggagggtccgtcatggtctggggcggtgtgttacagcatcatcggactgagcttgttgtcattgcagacaatctcaacgctgtgcgttacagggaagacatcctcctccctcatgtggtacccttcctgcaggctcatcctgacatgacccaccagcatgacaatgccaccagccatactgctcgttctgtgcgtgatttcctgcaagacaggaatgtcagtgttatgccatggccagcgaagagcccggatctcaatcccattgcgcacacctggaacctgttggataagagggctagggtcattcccccccagaaatgtccagggacttgcaggtgccttggtggaagagtgaggtaacatctcacagcgagaactggcaaatctggtgcagtccgtgaggaggagatgcactgcagttcttaatgcagctggtggccacaacagatactgactgttacttttgattttgttcagggacacattattcaatttatgttagtcacaggtctctggaacttgttcagtttatgtctcagttgttgaatcttatgtaaatatttgtatgaacatatgttaagtttgctgaaaataaacgcagatgACAGTGAGGACGTTCATATTTTGAATCGCCTGCAAGCACATTTGATGCGATTATTTGACTKATGTAGGCGTTAATTTGGCGCCTGCGACCTGTTTACTTTACACACGAAGCATTAAAGATCGCGTTTTTCCCTCGTGCTTTAGGACCCAAGCGGCATCCCAGATGACACACAATGACCCGCCTACTGTTTGAAACACTAAAACTACTGAATGTGTTCTCTGTTCACTCTCAGCTTCAGATCGCACGGAATGTTGAACTGCGCTGGTTGTTGCATCAGCTGTGTCATACAGAAGGTGTCAATGAAATTGATTTGCGTGTTCTGTAAGTAACCTTACCTATATCAAGTAGGCTAAAGTAATAGTTATTTAAGCCAACAGTGAATGTGCGGttaaatttttttgttgttgcgttaTTTCATGTGTAGTGCAGCGTCCCAATCGTCCTATGTAGCCAATTTTTACTCATCTTCCATCGTTTTGCAATGTTGAGGATTATGGAAAAGAGTAGCCTTATGCGAGTATGTTATAAACATAGTTAAAATGTTATGTATTTTAGTTAATTTGTCTAAATGTATTATTAATACGGACTTTATTATCAATACGGACTGTGTTCTGATATCGCAGTTTGGAGGATTTGGATGATTCACTTGATGTAttttgtcaatgtttgtctaaatCCCCTCGAAGTAGGGAGGCGTGGGTGAAAGTTAATGCAGCAGGTGTATACACGTGTACAGTATTATTAGCGGTATGCATGTGTCATTTGAAAAACAATGGCGCAGTATATCCTACTTGTCAAATCGTTTCACAGATTTGTGAAACCGCTCAAACCAGTTTTCCCACCTCTTAATTTGACAGTTTGTAGTACAATACCGATGTGGACCGATGTTAAACACTCCTGTAATATTTAAAACATGCATGTTATGTCTGTCTCTGATTCTACAATCCATGCTATGTGTCAAGACTGAGTGCCCTTTCTTTCACAGTGGTGTCTCAGCTGGTCAGCTGTGTCAGCGCCCAGACCGTTGGCTGTAACAACACTGTACATGCCAACGGTACAGTGACCTATCAACTCTCAAAGCCCATGCCAGGATCGCCCTCAACCTGTGTAAGGCAGTGGTTGGATGGAAATGTGAGTGACCATATGATAGCTTATTTCGAGGCTACATCTGTATAGCTGAGATCAACATTATCTGAATGACACGCCAGTACATGCTGTGCAGTACTACTTTCATTTTGGACCTGATGAGGCAACTGGTAGGTGTGTCACTATTCTTTCACAGCAGTGGTCACCAGCCCCAGTCCTGGAGAACTACAGGATATGCAGGCTTTAGTGCCAGCCCAYCACtatcacacctgattcaactaattaaGGTCTTGataattagttgaatcaggtgcatTTCTGTAGCTATCCTGGACCAGGGTCTGTGACCAGTGAGTTATGTTAAGCTGTGGCAACAATTTTCTGGTTTTATTTCATTTAGGGCATTGTTCTCACCAATGATGATGACATAGACAAAGATCGTATTCTGGTTCAGACCAGTCAATCTATTACCATCATAGGCTGCATGGACAGGCTGAAGTACTTAGAGGAATGCACACTTAATAAAACGGTGCGTAGAATGTTTACTATCCACTACAACCCTGCTGTTACTGTATGGTTACTGTTTGTGTTGGGACATGAAAATAAAGATCATGATTATGGATTTAATTTGCGTACACATGCTGTGCTGTGACTAGGTCTTAAAGTGCTTCATGTAGACAAGCTCACAATGCAACACCTGTGTAGTTGGGTAATGCACAGTTGCCATTTTTTGCCAGAATACACCACAAATTCACACTGGCTATCAGAGTCACGAGCACATAGCAGATGGATATTCTTTATTCATGAGAATTTTAGGGGAGAAGGTGAGTGCAGACATGCCCAGGCATGTTCAGGATGTCTAGAGTAGACTGatcctttcctctctctgccttctgtTAACCTTCTTTCTCCATTTCTTATAGAATTCAAATCGCAAAGTAGAGTGCCTTAGTGAGTATGATTTCATATTACAGTTGTATTGTCAAATAACGATTAGTGAGCTAGGTGGTGTTCCTGCCCGATTACATTGCTGACGCATGTCAGAACTTATAACGCCTAGGTATTTAACATAtctatcagctaaccacatgatATAGCCATCTAATGCCAGACAGCACAGTCAATAATGTGGTGCGTACCCATTGGTTGATGCACATCTAGCCGGGCAGGAACTCAACCTAGGGTCTCGTTctcctgctcagacgttgcatgcgtCAACCAATGGTTCCTTGCCAAGTCAGACTGCCAAACATATGTGGTTAACTGATACATAAAGTACCTATCCAGGTCTTGTAAGATCAGGCAGGTGTCGMCAACGTCTGAGCAGAATAACGTCcccctacagtgcattcgggaagtattcagaccccttgactttttccacattttggtatgctatagccttattctaaaaatggattaaagtCATGTTTTTCCtcaccgatctacacacaataccccataatgataccccaagtgaaaacaggttttttgaattttttgcaaatgtattaagataaagataccttatttacataagtattcagaccctttgctatgagacttgaaattgagctcgggtgcatcctgtttccattgatcatccttgatgtttctacaacttcattggagtccacctgtggtaaattcaattgattggacatgatttgcaaaggcgcacacctgtctaagGTTGtctgtaaagctccgagacaggattgtgtcgaggcacagatctgtggaagggtaccaaaaaatgtctgcagcattgaaggtccccaagaacagtggcctacattcttaaatggaagacgtttggaaccaccaagacttcctagagctggccacccggccaaactaagcaatcgggggaaggtgaccaagaaacccgatggtcactctgacagagctctagagttcctatgtggagatgggagaaccttccagaagaacaaccatctctgcagcactccaccaatcaggcctttatggtagtggccagacgaaagccactcctcagtaaaaggcacatgacagcccacttggaatttgcaaaaggcacctaaaggatgaagccaatattgaactctttggcctgaatgctaagcgtcatgtctggtggaaacctggcaccatccctacggtgaagcatggtggtggcaacatcaagCTGTAGGGATATTATTTtagtagcagggactgggagactagtcaggatcgagtgactgtacagagagatccttgataaatctgctctagagtgctcaggacctcagactggggcgacggttcaccttccaacaagacaatgaccctaagcgcacagcctaggcaacgcaggagtggctttgagacaagtctctaTGCCCTTCAGTGGCCCGgccaaagcctggacttgaacccaatctaacatctctggagagacctgaaaatagctgtgcagcaacactctccatccaacctgacagagcttgagaggatctgcagagaagaatgggataaactccccaaatacaMGTGTGCCAAGCTTTtggcttcatacccaagaagacttgaggctgtaatcgctgctaaaggtgcttcaacaaagtactgagtaaatacttatgtaaatgtgatattacagtttattttcatacatttacAAAAGTGTATACATCTGTTTTAGCTTTTTTATTGTGTTTAGATTTAGGGGGGGAGAAACATTTCYgaataaggctgtaatgtaacaatgtggagaaagtaaaggggtctgactactttctgaatgcactgtttgtCTTTCTAAGAATGGTTAACTGAAACCATGGTGTATATTTCATGTTAGTTAATGTTCTTACTGTGTTCTATGTAATTGCACCAATAACCTGAAACTGCATTTAATTACATGGAATATGTGCAAGTGTGTATGTGCTATTCTCAAGGCTTGCTGGGTTTGTCCACCAACTTGAACATTGTGTCTTTGAACTTTTCTAGGGAACTGTATTGTGAAGCCATTTGGCCAGGAATCCATTGAACCAGGTGATGACTCACAGTAGCTTGAAATATCTTGGTATTGTTGCTATGGCTCCAGTATTCGGCCACTTTTACTACTGTATACTATAACTGAATACATTCATTTGCTATCTAATGTCTGCTTGATTCAGAGGCTTTGATTCTCTTTGCAGCAGTAATTCCAGGCTTATtgagtgataatgccagagaagccagtgtttgaaggatatattggcatgggtgttaggcccgagacaaagtcATAATTCCATACTATTTTATCTACAAgatagtcctgacacaaatctagggttgctacccaagccYAGTGgttgttcgttctatcggttcagCTGCCAGATGCGACCaagttgttcagtctttttgttctgtttctatggatgtgacccagtcgttctttctaaatgttccattgccatactggctggcaacgttcttatcccttgcttgctagctagccaactacagtaCGGTTAAACTTAGTCACATCAAAAAgtacagccagaataacagcaaagtagctgcgtttaaaaaaaaaaaaattaagctgttttctagttatatttatttggatacatccataacaatgagctaatggcatagaaaatgtgctcactcgtcaggacactgttgttcagaggagctagccaacaacacagctaacaatcacttcaaactgtagCTGGAAAGTCTGGAAGCTAGCTGCAtttcgtttcgtttgaccttttcaattgacatttctttgtatacagtatatcaaataaTTTTTCAGCTGATTCATGATTGACTGGTTGAGAAACGTTGCTTGCRTGTCTCtcgtcccgacacgttcattactatggtacagctggagatcgaatttgaatatggaaacaatgttgcaaatgtcggagagaccgACAACAAGGTTTATTCAAACCTCTGCTGTTAAACTAAACGTTACTCTGAAAGAAATGAGAATGTCTAGATGCACTTTATAGTGGGGgttcaagtttataaattgcttggctgggctgatgaccgtggattgcacagtcagatcaGAGTAAATAGTTATTTTaaggtcatagatttagccggtggtaacttgtagaatagacaccggctggaatgctgtTTAACCAAGCAGGATTAGacacacctgttgtataaacTTTGATTGGCCTGGAATGAGTGGATCTTTATTACAATGGCAGCACTTGGTTAACTACCagtgctaaataaactaaattatATTGTAGTAACACTAATTATAAACTGGTTTAACACCTTCCATACAATAACATTACAAGACTTGATATTCCAAAATGTACTGTTAAAAAGAACAATGCATAAGATTAGAGAACTAAAATGTCTGCGTTTTGATGCTGATCtgccctcccttcctcttcaACAGAGCACAAAATATGTTTTGGTGTTAGGTGTGTATCAGGGATAACATTTGGGCTTACCTTTGGAGTATCAGCTGctgtcgtcatcatcatcatcctggtTCTCCTTATTCGCTACAAGATCCACTTATACCGGTAAGCATCCTCATTAGAGGGGATGTACTGTGAAACTCAGGGTTGACGTGTTCATTCAGAAAATGGTGAAAGTCTGAAGCTGTTTTAATTGAGAAGATTGGACGATGTTTTTATGTTCTATTGATGTGTTGGAGAATTTTGTatattgatatactgtattttcAATAACTCAGTATTTCATTTATGTATCTGAGTcgagtatttctgtcttttctagAGTGTGCATGTTTGTTGGACATCGGTTGAATGGGACCACTAGAGAACCGTCTCCTGACACAGAGAAGCCACTAGAGAACCCTCTCCTGACACAGAGAAGCCCCAGGGCCACCCTGCTCCCACTGTCAACTACTCCGCTGTGAACCAGTAGGCAACAGTGATCATGTGAGAAGGAACCAGGgggtgaagggggagagagaacaatATGTGGGAGGTTCATTTGCTTTGGGTTCACTTCCTGGCCAGAGTCGTCATTGCAAATTAGAAAAGGTTCTCAGCCGGCGAACCTGATCACTTCAAGGCATAGTTTGGGATGTtgtcaatgaagccctttatctacttccccagagtcagatgaacttgtggataccatttttatgtttatGTCCAGTAAGAAGGAAGTTAGATTTGgcttgcaaaactacctctaactagTGTTATCACAATGACTGGAAATCTATGGGAACCGCACTAAAGAGACCACCTACACAAAAGAGAAAACGCTAACTCACTGTGGAAGCTCTTATTACAGCTACACCACACACAAGTCATAACTGTCTattaatttaatgttttttttttaatg
Above is a genomic segment from Salvelinus sp. IW2-2015 linkage group LG28, ASM291031v2, whole genome shotgun sequence containing:
- the LOC111954663 gene encoding uncharacterized protein isoform X3, whose amino-acid sequence is MTRQYMLCSTTFILDLMRQLGIVLTNDDDIDKDRILVQTSQSITIIGCMDRLKYLEECTLNKTNSNRKVECLRNCIVKPFGQESIEPEHKICFGVRCVSGITFGLTFGVSAAVVIIIILVLLIRYKIHLYRVCMFVGHRLNGTTREPSPDTEKPLENPLLTQRSPRATLLPLSTTPL
- the LOC111954663 gene encoding uncharacterized protein isoform X1, whose translation is MLNCAGCCISCVIQKVSMKLICVFLVSQLVSCVSAQTVGCNNTVHANGTVTYQLSKPMPGSPSTCVRQWLDGNGIVLTNDDDIDKDRILVQTSQSITIIGCMDRLKYLEECTLNKTNSNRKVECLRNCIVKPFGQESIEPEHKICFGVRCVSGITFGLTFGVSAAVVIIIILVLLIRYKIHLYRVCMFVGHRLNGTTREPSPDTEKPLENPLLTQRSPRATLLPLSTTPL
- the LOC111954663 gene encoding uncharacterized protein isoform X2 translates to MLNCAGCCISCVIQKVSMKLICVFLVSQLVSCVSAQTVGCNNTVHANGTVTYQLSKPMPGSPSTCVRQWLDGNNSNRKVECLRNCIVKPFGQESIEPEHKICFGVRCVSGITFGLTFGVSAAVVIIIILVLLIRYKIHLYRVCMFVGHRLNGTTREPSPDTEKPLENPLLTQRSPRATLLPLSTTPL